The Phycisphaerae bacterium genomic interval CCATCGTCAACGCCGAACCGGACAGCCAGCCGTGCTCGGCGTCGCGCACCGCGTCATTCGGCCGGATTTCCACCGCCGGCCAACCGGGAATCTCGTACCGACCCGGAGGCAGCCCCGCCCCCACGTTGCAGTCAGTGATGATCGCCAACCGCTCCGCCCGCTTGGCCTTGTACGTGATCCGGGCCTTGATCGGCACCACGTGAATGCCATCACAGATCAACTCGCAGGTCACCCGATCATCCGCCACCAACGCATCATATCCACAAACCGGCCAGACGCCGGGCTCGATAATCTCCGGTAGCTTATCTATTACATTATAAACGTGAGTGCATATCCGCGCCCCCGCGTCGACGGCCGCCTTCATCTGCTCCGGCGTGGCCTTGGTATGGCCCAGCGCCACCACCACCCCCGACGAAACCAGCAGCTCGATAAGTCCGGTAATCTCGGGCAGTTCCGGCGATACCATCATCACCTTGACGTCCTCGCCGCCCGCCGCCAGCAGTTCCCGGCAGTAGCCGAGATCCGGTGGCGAAATCCACTCCGGCTCGATCGCTCCGGGCAAACCCACGAATGGGCCCTCGAGATAAAAACCCAGACACCGGGCCCCGCCGGTCATCCGCTGTTTCTCCAAACGCTTTTGTCCCAAAAGCTTAAGGAACTTGCGACGCTCGGCCACCAACCCCGCGAAGAATCCGGTCACCCCGAACTCTGCCTCGTAACGCCCCAGGTCGGCCAGCTCCGAGCCCACACAGGTCTTGTCCTTGAGGCCATGAAAATGCAGATCGAGAAACCCGGGCGCGACCCTGGCCCCCGCCAGATCGATCCGCTCGCCGCTGGCCCCATCCGCCACGCCGGGACCGGCCTTGCGAATGACAGAGCCTTCGATAACGAGGTCGCCGGGCACGAACCCCTCGTCGGTAAGTATTTGACAATTACTAAATTTTAATGAAGCCATCGATGTCTCCGTCACTGCGACGCCCTTCGGGCCGTCGAGTCATAATGACGAATTCTGCCAACAGGTTTTCAACAAGGCTTCTCCCGCCCTGTCGGAAGGTCATTCTTCCAGGTCGAGGGCCATCTGCTCAGCGGTTTTCGTGCGGTGGTTGCGCTGCCGCGTCGGCTGGGGAATCGTCTTCTCGAAGATATCGCCCTCTTCGAAGTCGTTGATGTCGGTGTGGCCGAGGGCGAGGGTCTCAGCGATGCGGGCCCGGGCCATCCGGGCGTAGTTCTCGGAAAGTTCCAGCCCCAGGTACCGTCGCCCAAGGATCGCCGCTGCGGTGGCCGTCGTCCCGGAGCCGGAAAACGGATCGAGCACCAGGTTGCCGGGGTCGCTCGAGGCCTTGACGATCCGGCCCAGGAGCTTGAGCGGCATCTGGCAGTTATGCCAGCCGACCCGCTCCTTGAACGTGCCGCACACCCGCGAGTACCGCCACACGTCGTCGGGCATCTTGCCCTTGGGGTTGGCCCGCGCGTCGGCGTAGATAAGCTGCCGCGCCGATGGCACGCGGACAGATAAGTCGTTGAAAATAAAGTTCTTGGGGTCGGCCACGAAGTAGAAGATATGGGTGTGGGCCCGGGCGAACTTCTGCTTGGTGGACTGCCCGAAGGTGTAGTGCCAGATGATCCAGTTTCTCAGGTGCAGATCGGCTTTGCGGGCGGCGATCCGGATCTCAGCCGCGAATTCATCCCCGATGGCGATATAGAACGACCCGTGATCGGCCAGGACGCCGCGGCACGCCGCGATCCACCGGTCGGTCCAGGCCACGTAGTCGTCATAATCCTTGTTGTCCCGATAGGTGTCGTACTCATAGCCGATGTTGAACGGCGGATCGGCGAACACCAGATCCACCTTCAGCCCCTCAGCCTTCGCCTGGGTCAGCAACTCAATACAATCGCCGCAGTGAATTTCATCGAGTTTGAGCATGTCGGAGCTACCGTCGCCTCTCCTACCGACCATGATAAGAAAGAAAGGCGAAAAGGCGAAGTCAAAATGCCGCCCGCGGAATACAAAGCCTGGAATCCCGTCATGGCCGGTGCTCCGTTCGCCGACGCCGCCCATTGATCGCCATCGACGCAAGGAGTAGACTGGGCGATACAGGTCCGATCTTGCCGCGGCGAGTGGTATGCACCCTTGAGGCGGCGGTCTTGCGGCGGGATAGCGGCGAAAGGAGGCTGGCGATGGCGGCGAAAGGTGCGCGTCGTTCGTTTGGCGCTCTGGTCCTGAGCCTGACGGCGTTCGCGGTCCTGATCGGCGGGTGCGGCGGGCCGGCCGATGATCCCAACGGCGGTTCGTACACGCTGACGGTGACGGTTTCGCCCGAAAACGGGGGGCAGGTAGCGGTTTCGCCGGAGCAGACGAGCTATGCCTCCGGTGCAACAGTTGCACTGACGGCGACCGCGGCGGAGGGCTACACGTTCGGCGGGTGGACGGGGGACGCGACGGGGTCCGACAACCCGCTGACGGTGACCGTTACGGGGAACATGGCCATCCAAGCCCAGTTCAGTACCGGTACTATCGAACCGAAGATCTCGGACGAGGCCAAGGTGCTGGGGAATGATCTGACGATTACGCAGGATGGGGAAGGCAACCTGGAGATATCAGGCGAGAAGCTTCCGGACCTTCGGCCGGGCAACGTGATTGTAAGTGCGCTTAACGGTGGGGTTTTGGCGCGGGTGCATTCGGTAAGCGAGCAGAACGGCGTGCTGATCGCGACGGTCTCGCCGGCGGCGCTGACCGAGATCATC includes:
- a CDS encoding amidohydrolase family protein, producing the protein MASLKFSNCQILTDEGFVPGDLVIEGSVIRKAGPGVADGASGERIDLAGARVAPGFLDLHFHGLKDKTCVGSELADLGRYEAEFGVTGFFAGLVAERRKFLKLLGQKRLEKQRMTGGARCLGFYLEGPFVGLPGAIEPEWISPPDLGYCRELLAAGGEDVKVMMVSPELPEITGLIELLVSSGVVVALGHTKATPEQMKAAVDAGARICTHVYNVIDKLPEIIEPGVWPVCGYDALVADDRVTCELICDGIHVVPIKARITYKAKRAERLAIITDCNVGAGLPPGRYEIPGWPAVEIRPNDAVRDAEHGWLSGSALTMDEGVRRSRWVLGCDLAEGCAMASRTIADTLGMGDRIGRIREGLDADLVVLDDREQVRMTIVQGQIVRRNGI
- a CDS encoding site-specific DNA-methyltransferase, which encodes MLKLDEIHCGDCIELLTQAKAEGLKVDLVFADPPFNIGYEYDTYRDNKDYDDYVAWTDRWIAACRGVLADHGSFYIAIGDEFAAEIRIAARKADLHLRNWIIWHYTFGQSTKQKFARAHTHIFYFVADPKNFIFNDLSVRVPSARQLIYADARANPKGKMPDDVWRYSRVCGTFKERVGWHNCQMPLKLLGRIVKASSDPGNLVLDPFSGSGTTATAAAILGRRYLGLELSENYARMARARIAETLALGHTDINDFEEGDIFEKTIPQPTRQRNHRTKTAEQMALDLEE
- a CDS encoding InlB B-repeat-containing protein translates to MAAKGARRSFGALVLSLTAFAVLIGGCGGPADDPNGGSYTLTVTVSPENGGQVAVSPEQTSYASGATVALTATAAEGYTFGGWTGDATGSDNPLTVTVTGNMAIQAQFSTGTIEPKISDEAKVLGNDLTITQDGEGNLEISGEKLPDLRPGNVIVSALNGGVLARVHSVSEQNGVLIATVSPAALTEIIEQGELEIQQSFSLSEAKIEYPAAKGAAKVAFEDGALVLSGLEVEIEDAATVKLTEGRFAFDPDFDFKLSVEDWKVQQFRCVASGRMEIDVDAEIEAKAITDLLEKEVTLAEMKF